A single window of Salvia splendens isolate huo1 chromosome 8, SspV2, whole genome shotgun sequence DNA harbors:
- the LOC121745310 gene encoding G-type lectin S-receptor-like serine/threonine-protein kinase At2g19130 — protein sequence MVLRSHSCTTIHLILLYFCINAFTSFANDTISVNQTLSGDQTIVSAGDNFVLGFFKPGKSPRHYIGIWFSKVPNQTVVWVANREIPVSDPNTAKLLISGGNLVLLNELGSEIWSTAVNSTSAVNSSLAAVLRDDGNLVLSDGTGSNPRSGQILWQSFDNPVHTWLPGGKIAYDKITERKQLLTSWKNEEDPAMGLFSLELDPNGSQYLIKWNRSEEYWTSGAWNGHIFSLVPEMRLTSYFNFSYVNNTNESYFTYSMHDPAVISRFIMDVSGQIKQLTIVNDNDWNLFWTQPREQCQVHDYCGGFGSCQNALPFCSCLPGFRVRNQSDWDLKDYSGGCVREMSLQCNGSNGRGDKFWPVTDVGLPVNEKPLTVGSVGECESSCFNDCSCTAYAYDEGIGCSVWNGDLVNLQQLNEGDGNGKVIHIRLSASSQVFSGSKNSKGSMIGVVAGCVGGALVVVAVVAGLIWRRRKRAVGSSKAVEGSLAVFAYKDLQNATKNFSDKLGGGGFGSVFKGTLPDSTVIAAKKLESITQGEKQFRTEVSTIGTIQHVNLVRLRGFCSEGSKKLLVYDYMENGSLDSHLFHANEIKFLDWKTRYQIALGIARGLSYLHEKCRDCIIHCDIKPENILLDPEFCPKVADFGLAKLVGRDFSRVLTTMRGTRGYLAPEWISGVAITAKADVYSYGMMLFELVSGRRNSESSEDGTVKFFPSWAANAVVNGGDILGLLDPVLDRNADTEQVLKICKIACWCIQDDEDTRPSMGQVSQILEGVMDVNVPPIPRSLQVFVETQEHIVFFTDSSTDQSSQAKSNASSNASSNSMNSVLSSTG from the coding sequence ATGGTTCTCAGAAGCCACAGCTGCACCACGATTCATCTCATCCTCCTCTACTTCTGCATCAACGCTTTCACCTCCTTCGCCAATGATACCATCTCCGTCAACCAAACTCTCTCCGGAGACCAAACCATCGTCTCCGCAGGGGATAATTTCGTGCTCGGCTTCTTCAAACCAGGCAAGTCTCCTCGGCACTACATAGGCATATGGTTCAGCAAAGTCCCCAACCAAACTGTAGTTTGGGTGGCCAATAGAGAAATCCCTGTTTCAGACCCCAATACCGCCAAACTCCTGATTTCAGGAGGAAACCTAGTTCTGCTGAATGAATTAGGATCAGAGATTTGGTCCACCGCTGTGAATTCAACATCTGCGGTCAATTCCAGCTTAGCTGCAGTGCTTCGGGATGATGGAAATCTTGTTTTGAGCGATGGCACCGGCTCAAATCCAAGATCCGGGCAAATTTTATGGCAGAGTTTTGATAATCCGGTGCACACATGGCTTCCAGGAGGGAAAATTGCCTATGATAAAATCACTGAAAGGAAGCAGCTCTTAACTTCTTGGAAAAATGAGGAGGATCCTGCAATGGGCCTTTTTTCGCTCGAGCTCGATCCCAATGGGAGCCAGTACCTCATAAAATGGAATAGAAGTGAGGAGTATTGGACTAGTGGTGCTTGGAATGGCCATATTTTTAGCTTAGTTCCTGAAATGCGGCTGACTTCCTACTTTAATTTTAGCTATGTTAATAATACGAATGAGAGTTATTTCACATATTCTATGCATGATCCTGCTGTTATATCTCGCTTCATCATGGATGTGTCGGGGCAGATTAAGCAGCTGACAATTGTTAATGATAATGATTGGAACTTGTTTTGGACTCAGCCGAGGGAGCAATGCCAAGTTCATGATTATTGTGGGGGATTTGGTAGCTGCCAGAATGCATTGCCGTTCTGTAGTTGCTTGCCGGGGTTTAGGGTTAGGAATCAGAGTGATTGGGATTTGAAGGATTATTCGGGTGGTTGTGTGAGGGAGATGAGCTTGCAATGTAATGGTTCTAATGGGAGGGGAGATAAGTTTTGGCCTGTCACCGATGTGGGATTGCCTGTGAATGAGAAGCCGTTGACAGTTGGAAGTGTTGGAGAGTGTGAGTCGAGTTGCTTCAATGATTGTTCTTGCACGGCTTATGCATATGATGAAGGGATAGGATGTTCTGTTTGGAATGGGGATTTGGTGAATCTGCAGCAGTTGAATGAAGGAGATGGTAATGGTAAAGTGATTCACATTAGGTTGTCTGCCTCTTCACAAGTGTTTTCTGGTTCGAAGAATAGTAAGGGGTCCATGATTGGTGTTGTTGCGGGCTGTGTTGGTGGTGCCTTGGTCGTGGTTGCAGTCGTGGCGGGGTTGATTTGGAGGAGGCGGAAACGAGCAGTTGGGAGTTCTAAAGCAGTGGAGGGTTCATTGGCTGTATTTGCATATAAGGACTTGCAGAATGCGACCAAGAACTTCTCGGATAAGTTGGGAGGTGGTGGCTTTGGATCTGTTTTTAAGGGCACTTTACCTGATTCAACAGTCATTGCTGCTAAGAAGCTCGAGAGCATCACACAGGGAGAGAAGCAGTTTAGGACAGAGGTCAGCACGATAGGGACGATTCAACACGTAAATCTTGTGAGGCTCCGTGGCTTCTGCTCCGAAGGTAGTAAGAAGCTGTTGGTCTATGATTACATGGAGAATGGATCCCTTGACTCTCATCTGTTTCACGCGAATGAGATCAAGTTCTTGGATTGGAAGACGAGGTACCAAATTGCCCTTGGGATCGCTAGAGGGTTGTCGTATCTTCATGAGAAATGCAGGGACTGCATCATCCACTGTGATATAAAACCAGAGAACATATTGCTGGACCCTGAGTTCTGTCCCAAGGTGGCGGACTTCGGCCTGGCCAAGCTTGTGGGGCGTGATTTCAGCCGTGTCCTCACCACCATGAGGGGTACGAGAGGCTACCTTGCACCTGAGTGGATATCTGGAGTTGCCATAACAGCCAAAGCAGATGTCTATAGCTATGGGATGATGCTTTTTGAGTTAGTCTCCGGAAGGAGAAATTCAGAGAGCTCGGAGGATGGGACCGTCAAATTCTTCCCCTCGTGGGCAGCTAACGCAGTTGTGAATGGAGGCGACATTCTTGGCCTATTGGATCCTGTTTTGGACCGAAATGCTGACACAGAACAGGTGCTGAAGATTTGCAAGATTGCTTGTTGGTGCATCCAAGATGATGAGGACACAAGGCCATCAATGGGGCAGGTTTCTCAAATTCTTGAAGGCGTAATGGATGTGAACGTGCCTCCGATCCCTCGTTCGCTTCAGGTCTTTGTTGAGACCCAAGAACACATAGTGTTCTTCACTGACTCCTCTACTGATCAGAGCTCGCAGGCAAAGAGCAACGCCTCCTCAAATGCTTCGTCTAACTCCATGAACAGCGTTTTGTCATCAACTGGCTAG